From the genome of Gopherus evgoodei ecotype Sinaloan lineage chromosome 5, rGopEvg1_v1.p, whole genome shotgun sequence, one region includes:
- the MAB21L2 gene encoding protein mab-21-like 2, with amino-acid sequence MIAAQAKLVYQLNKYYTERCQARKAAIAKTIREVCKVVSDVLKEVEVQEPRFISSLSEIDARYEGLEVISPTEFEVVLYLNQMGVFNFVDDGSLPGCAVLKLSDGRKRSMSLWVEFITASGYLSARKIRSRFQTLVAQAVDKCSYRDVVKMIADTSEVKLRIRERYVVQITPAFKCTGIWPRSAAQWPMPHIPWPGPNRVAEVKAEGFNLLSKECYSLTGKQSSAESDAWVLQFGEAENRLLMGGCRNKCLSVLKTLRDRHLELPGQPLNNYHMKTLLLYECEKHPRETDWDEACLGDRLNGILLQLISCLQCRRCPHYFLPNLDLFQGKPHSALESAAKQTWRLAREILTNPKSLDKL; translated from the coding sequence ATGATCGCTGCCCAGGCTAAGCTGGTGTACCAGCTCAACAAATACTACACGGAGCGCTGCCAGGCCCGCAAGGCGGCCATCGCCAAGACCATCCGGGAGGTGTGCAAGGTGGTGTCGGACGTGCTGAAGGAGGTGGAGGTGCAGGAGCCCCGCTTCATCAGCTCGCTGAGCGAGATCGATGCCCGCTACGAGGGGCTGGAGGTGATCTCGCCCACCGAGTTCGAGGTGGTGCTCTACCTCAATCAGATGGGCGTCTTCAACTTCGTGGACGACGGCTCCCTGCCCGGCTGCGCGGTGCTCAAGCTGAGCGACGGCCGCAAGCGCAGCATGTCGCTCTGGGTGGAGTTCATCACCGCCTCAGGCTACCTGTCGGCCCGCAAGATCCGCTCCCGCTTCCAGACCCTAGTGGCCCAAGCCGTGGACAAGTGCAGCTACCGGGACGTGGTGAAGATGATCGCGGACACCAGCGAGGTGAAGCTCCGCATCCGGGAGCGCTACGTGGTGCAAATCACGCCCGCCTTCAAGTGCACCGGGATCTGGCCGCGCAGCGCGGCGCAGTGGCCCATGCCCCACATCCCCTGGCCCGGCCCCAACAGGGTGGCCGAGGTGAAGGCGGAAGGCTTCAACCTGCTCTCCAAGGAGTGCTACTCGCTGACCGGCAAGCAAAGCTCCGCCGAGAGCGACGCCTGGGTGCTGCAGTTCGGCGAGGCCGAGAATCGGTTGCTGATGGGCGGCTGCAGGAACAAGTGCCTCTCGGTGCTGAAGACCCTCCGGGACCGGCACTTGGAGCTGCCAGGCCAGCCGCTCAACAACTACCACATGAAGACGCTGCTGCTGTACGAGTGCGAGAAACACCCCCGGGAGACCGACTGGGACGAGGCGTGCCTGGGAGACCGGCTGAACGGGATCCTGCTGCAGCTCATCTCCTGCCTGCAATGCCGGcgctgcccccactacttcctgCCCAACCTAGACCTCTTTCAGGGCAAACCGCACTCAGCCCTGGAAAGCGCTGCCAAACAGACCTGGAGGCTAGCCAGGGAGATCCTCACTAATCCCAAAAGCCTGGACAAACTATAG